The proteins below come from a single Micromonospora citrea genomic window:
- a CDS encoding TetR/AcrR family transcriptional regulator — MARAVPETHDEILTAAARRFGTTGYRGTSLQDIAREVGCSKAAVLYHFANKEAILTELMAPAIDALRALDERIAAHRGAAAQRVAAEGFVDLAVRFRREIALLRGEFPELLQQPAFAHIQRISERLVEALAGHPERPAARIAALVVLAGISETCGEFVDVPDEELRPALLALVRRALEPVD, encoded by the coding sequence ATGGCGCGGGCGGTACCGGAGACGCACGACGAGATCCTGACGGCGGCGGCGCGGCGCTTCGGGACGACCGGCTACCGGGGCACCTCGCTCCAGGACATCGCCCGCGAGGTGGGCTGCTCCAAGGCGGCGGTGCTCTACCACTTCGCCAACAAGGAGGCCATCCTCACCGAGCTGATGGCCCCCGCCATCGACGCCCTCCGGGCGCTCGACGAGCGGATCGCCGCACACCGCGGCGCGGCCGCCCAGCGGGTCGCCGCCGAGGGCTTCGTCGACCTCGCGGTCCGCTTCCGGCGCGAGATCGCCCTGCTCCGGGGCGAATTCCCGGAACTGCTCCAGCAGCCCGCCTTCGCACACATCCAGCGGATCTCCGAGCGGCTGGTCGAGGCGCTCGCCGGGCACCCGGAGCGCCCCGCCGCGCGGATCGCGGCGCTGGTGGTGCTCGCCGGCATCTCCGAGACCTGCGGCGAGTTCGTCGACGTACCCGACGAGGAGCTGCGCCCCGCGCTGCTGGCACTCGTACGACGGGCGCTGGAGCCCGTCGACTGA
- a CDS encoding isocitrate lyase/PEP mutase family protein, whose translation MTDMLATRAEALRELHRPGDPLVLPNAWDAGSARRVAAAGFPAVATSSSAVAESLGHADGEATPPGEMFAAVARVARAVAVPVTADLERGYGLGPAELVERLLGAGAVGLNLEDSDPRTGGLVDAGVQADLLAGIRAAAEAAGVPVVLNARVDVFVRADGDSAARLSEAIRRATRYLAAGADCVYPILLADPAALSALVRAVPGPVNALARPGAPTVPELAALGVARVSYGGGLYAAARAHTDRLLDVVRAGGDPFAGNRSAASG comes from the coding sequence ATGACTGACATGCTCGCAACCCGGGCGGAGGCGCTGCGCGAGCTGCACCGGCCCGGTGACCCGCTGGTCCTGCCCAACGCCTGGGACGCCGGCTCCGCCCGCCGCGTCGCCGCGGCCGGCTTCCCGGCGGTCGCCACCAGCAGCAGCGCCGTCGCCGAGTCGCTGGGCCACGCCGACGGCGAGGCCACCCCGCCGGGGGAGATGTTCGCCGCGGTGGCCCGCGTCGCCCGCGCGGTCGCCGTCCCGGTCACCGCCGACCTGGAGCGGGGGTACGGGCTGGGCCCCGCCGAGCTGGTCGAGCGGCTGCTCGGCGCCGGGGCGGTGGGCCTGAACCTGGAGGACTCCGATCCGCGTACGGGCGGGCTGGTGGACGCCGGGGTGCAGGCCGACCTGCTGGCCGGGATCCGGGCGGCGGCCGAGGCGGCGGGGGTCCCGGTGGTGCTCAACGCCCGGGTCGACGTCTTCGTCCGGGCCGACGGCGATTCCGCCGCGCGGCTGTCCGAGGCCATCCGCCGGGCCACCCGCTACCTGGCCGCCGGCGCGGACTGCGTCTACCCGATCCTGCTCGCCGATCCGGCGGCGCTCTCCGCCCTGGTGCGGGCCGTGCCGGGGCCGGTGAACGCGCTCGCCCGGCCCGGCGCGCCGACGGTGCCGGAGTTGGCCGCGCTCGGGGTGGCCCGGGTCAGCTACGGCGGCGGCCTGTACGCCGCCGCCCGCGCGCACACGGACCGGCTGCTCGACGTCGTACGGGCCGGCGGTGACCCGTTTGCCGGGAATCGATCCGCCGCGTCCGGTTGA
- a CDS encoding DNA polymerase domain-containing protein — MSRADETRDGVSLTNLDQPLSDGDDATKRDLVDYLDAVHERILPALRGRPLSVIRVRPGQPSFMQKNLPKYTPEWVRRTSVWAEASHREVSYALCDDRRTLLWFANQRAVEYHPTLATVEDLHRPTHLVLDLDPPEGDSFGLAVAAALLVRQALADAGLAGAVKTSGAKGVHVFVPVAAGTAVEDMAAATRAVAARAERLDPALATTAFIREDRGGKVFVDSTRAGGATVVAAYSPRLRPGVPVSFPVDWADLGDVAPADFTIRTVPALVADRDPWAERMPAPQRLPADLVAEGHTIPIARVQAMHEGKRRARARRAAG, encoded by the coding sequence ATGAGTCGCGCTGACGAGACCCGCGACGGGGTGTCGCTGACCAACCTCGACCAGCCGCTGTCCGACGGCGACGACGCGACCAAGCGGGACCTGGTCGACTACCTCGACGCCGTGCACGAGCGGATCCTGCCGGCGCTGCGCGGCCGACCGCTCTCGGTGATCCGGGTCCGGCCCGGCCAGCCCTCGTTCATGCAGAAGAACCTGCCGAAGTACACCCCGGAGTGGGTGCGCCGCACCTCGGTCTGGGCCGAGGCGTCCCACCGCGAGGTCTCGTACGCGCTCTGCGACGACCGGCGCACCCTGCTCTGGTTCGCCAACCAGCGGGCGGTGGAATACCACCCCACCCTCGCCACGGTCGAGGACCTGCACCGCCCCACCCACCTGGTGCTCGACCTCGATCCGCCCGAGGGAGACTCGTTCGGGCTGGCGGTCGCCGCCGCCCTGCTCGTCCGGCAGGCGCTCGCCGACGCGGGGCTCGCCGGTGCGGTGAAGACCAGCGGGGCGAAGGGCGTACACGTCTTCGTGCCGGTGGCGGCGGGCACCGCCGTGGAGGACATGGCCGCCGCGACCCGCGCGGTCGCGGCCCGCGCCGAACGGCTGGATCCGGCGCTGGCCACCACCGCCTTCATCCGCGAGGACCGGGGCGGCAAGGTGTTCGTGGACTCGACCCGTGCCGGCGGGGCGACCGTGGTGGCCGCCTACAGCCCCCGGCTGCGGCCGGGCGTGCCGGTCTCGTTCCCGGTCGACTGGGCCGACCTGGGCGACGTCGCCCCGGCGGACTTCACGATCCGCACCGTGCCGGCGCTGGTCGCCGACCGTGACCCGTGGGCCGAGAGGATGCCCGCGCCGCAGCGGCTCCCGGCGGATCTGGTCGCGGAGGGGCACACCATCCCCATCGCCCGCGTGCAGGCCATGCACGAGGGAAAGCGCCGGGCCCGCGCCCGCCGCGCCGCCGGCTGA
- a CDS encoding DUF305 domain-containing protein: MSTPTMIETGGPTGSAPEERRRPSGRRWGTVTLALAVAVGLLLGYAGGVLTPRLTRPGDASAEAGFARDMATHHAQAVEMGMIAFDRGTDPEVRNIGSDIAAAQQGEIGTMQTWLRSWGLDPTGSQPSMSWMSDGAGLVRDGLMPGMATPEEMAKLRAAEGRELDTLFLRMMIKHHLGGIHMIDGILDASDEPDVVRTAQTMKNTQRNDLTNLQNALERLGG; this comes from the coding sequence ATGAGCACCCCGACCATGATCGAGACCGGCGGGCCGACCGGGTCGGCCCCGGAGGAGCGGCGGCGGCCGTCCGGGCGCCGCTGGGGCACCGTAACGCTGGCGCTCGCCGTCGCGGTCGGGCTGCTCCTCGGGTACGCCGGCGGCGTGCTGACGCCCCGGCTGACCCGGCCGGGTGACGCCTCGGCCGAGGCGGGGTTCGCCCGCGACATGGCGACCCACCACGCGCAGGCGGTGGAGATGGGCATGATCGCCTTCGACCGGGGCACCGACCCCGAGGTGCGCAACATCGGCAGCGACATCGCCGCCGCGCAGCAGGGCGAGATCGGCACGATGCAGACGTGGCTGCGCTCGTGGGGGCTCGACCCCACGGGCAGCCAGCCGTCGATGTCGTGGATGTCCGACGGGGCCGGGCTGGTCAGGGACGGGCTCATGCCGGGCATGGCCACCCCCGAGGAGATGGCGAAGCTGCGCGCGGCCGAGGGCCGGGAACTCGACACCCTCTTCCTGCGAATGATGATCAAGCATCACCTGGGCGGCATCCACATGATCGACGGCATCCTCGACGCCAGCGACGAGCCCGACGTCGTCCGGACGGCCCAGACCATGAAGAACACCCAGCGCAACGACCTGACCAACCTTCAGAACGCGCTCGAGCGCCTGGGCGGCTGA
- a CDS encoding DUF3105 domain-containing protein, translating to MSISTPGGGPERRPSVVSTGKKPAAGRPAAGAKPGSAKAGAGKPTGPRPGAGGKGRKPVTPVKVSQGRSWGPIALFVAVGVLAVSIIGYGAWAAFQGSKPWEDRAAAIDGIVNFREKDKKLVEGGNHQRGSITYSVLPPVAGPHNDAWQNCMGDVYDAQIANEHAVHSLEHGTVWITHRPDLPADQVAKLKEKVQGKEKLMLSPFEGLDKPISLQAWGYQLKVDSADDGRIDEFIKTLRVNASVEGPNALCSGGITATGTAPRDGNQMPQG from the coding sequence ATGAGCATCAGCACACCGGGTGGCGGCCCCGAGCGCCGTCCGTCCGTGGTCAGCACCGGCAAGAAGCCGGCGGCGGGACGGCCGGCCGCCGGCGCCAAGCCCGGGTCCGCCAAGGCCGGCGCCGGCAAGCCGACGGGCCCTCGCCCTGGCGCCGGCGGCAAGGGCCGCAAGCCGGTCACGCCGGTCAAGGTGAGCCAGGGCCGCTCCTGGGGCCCGATCGCCCTCTTCGTCGCCGTGGGCGTGCTCGCCGTGTCGATCATCGGCTACGGCGCCTGGGCGGCGTTCCAGGGCTCCAAGCCGTGGGAGGACCGGGCGGCCGCGATCGACGGCATCGTCAACTTCCGCGAGAAGGACAAGAAGCTCGTCGAGGGCGGCAACCACCAGCGGGGTTCCATCACCTACTCGGTGCTCCCGCCCGTGGCCGGCCCGCACAACGACGCCTGGCAGAACTGCATGGGTGACGTCTACGACGCCCAGATCGCCAACGAGCACGCGGTGCACAGCCTGGAGCACGGCACGGTGTGGATCACCCACCGGCCCGACCTGCCCGCCGACCAGGTGGCGAAGCTCAAGGAGAAGGTGCAGGGCAAGGAGAAGCTGATGCTCAGCCCGTTCGAGGGGCTGGACAAGCCGATCTCCCTGCAGGCCTGGGGCTACCAGCTCAAGGTCGACAGCGCCGACGACGGCCGGATCGACGAGTTCATCAAGACGCTGCGGGTCAACGCCTCCGTCGAGGGCCCGAACGCGCTGTGCAGCGGCGGCATCACCGCCACCGGCACCGCCCCGCGCGACGGCAACCAGATGCCGCAGGGCTGA
- a CDS encoding winged helix-turn-helix domain-containing protein, whose translation MGVALRDARRSVTSWCRRHTIGGDGAVAAVRRGHRQGEPGTLSREQELELIDVLRGVYPDDLGLDEELWTRQSLHTLIQSRFEAPMDAGAVGAYLRAWGLGPREPRERACGLCVGAVERWVRSEYPTITRAAQEHLAEVYWIGRVRLRGTMPAADVISAVSSRGRVRFMITTPSVDPPLPRDFVLRLSGEEQRTVHLIVDGSWPRNEWPRRLPRRIVLHPLPSCGRAVAA comes from the coding sequence GTGGGGGTTGCACTGAGAGACGCACGGCGTTCGGTCACCAGCTGGTGCCGGCGCCACACCATCGGCGGTGACGGGGCGGTGGCAGCCGTCCGTCGCGGACATCGGCAGGGCGAGCCGGGAACGCTCAGCCGCGAACAGGAACTCGAACTGATCGACGTCCTGCGGGGCGTCTACCCGGACGACCTGGGCCTCGACGAGGAGCTGTGGACGCGGCAGAGCCTGCACACGCTCATCCAGAGCCGCTTCGAGGCGCCCATGGACGCCGGGGCGGTCGGGGCGTACCTGCGGGCCTGGGGGTTGGGTCCGCGGGAGCCCCGGGAGCGCGCCTGCGGGCTCTGCGTCGGCGCGGTGGAACGCTGGGTACGCAGCGAGTATCCGACCATCACCCGGGCGGCGCAGGAGCACCTCGCCGAGGTCTACTGGATCGGCCGGGTACGCCTGCGCGGCACGATGCCGGCGGCGGACGTGATCTCCGCCGTCTCGTCCCGCGGCCGGGTCCGCTTCATGATCACCACACCGTCGGTCGACCCGCCGCTCCCCCGCGACTTCGTGCTGCGGCTCAGCGGCGAGGAGCAGCGGACGGTGCACCTGATCGTCGACGGGTCCTGGCCCCGCAACGAGTGGCCCCGCCGCCTGCCGCGCCGCATCGTGCTGCACCCGCTGCCCAGCTGCGGCCGCGCCGTCGCCGCCTGA
- a CDS encoding PLP-dependent aminotransferase family protein translates to MDWAAFGVDLHLELDASTGRRAGLERALRHAIRDGRLAPSTRLPATRALAAQLGLSRGTVSAAYDQLVAEGWLVARIGSGTEVSPLRRTAPAPAAPPPGPAPPRYDLRPGSPDLGTFPVTAWLRATRRALAAAPPAAYGYGDPRGRIELRTALAGYLGRARGVLADPDRIVVTTGYVQALVLLVSVLRDEGRPVLAMEDPGLAFHREVVRRQGGTVLPLPVDAHGARTDLLGTGALADVAAAVLTPAHQYPTGVTLAPERRRALIRWARDRDALVVEDDYDGEFRYDRQPVGAVQGTAPEQVAYVGTAAKTLGPALRLAWLVLPARLVEPVVAAKRHLDLHSETIGQLALADLIVTHGYDRQVRAVRRHYRRRRDLLLGRLDAAGGRYAMDGVAAGGRHVVGSVAAGGRYVVGGVAAGLHALVELPPGGPTEAEVLAEAARQGLALGSLDRLRHAPGGEPQGLVVGYATPPSHAYPAALDALTRVLRTTTP, encoded by the coding sequence ATGGACTGGGCCGCTTTCGGCGTCGACCTGCACCTGGAGCTGGACGCCTCGACCGGCCGCCGGGCCGGACTGGAACGGGCGCTGCGGCACGCCATCCGCGACGGGCGGCTGGCCCCGTCGACCCGGCTGCCCGCCACCCGGGCGCTCGCCGCGCAGCTCGGCCTCTCCAGGGGCACGGTCAGCGCCGCGTACGACCAACTGGTCGCCGAGGGATGGCTGGTGGCCCGGATCGGCTCCGGCACCGAGGTGAGCCCCCTGCGCCGCACCGCGCCGGCGCCGGCCGCCCCGCCGCCCGGCCCGGCCCCGCCCCGGTACGACCTGCGTCCCGGCAGCCCCGACCTCGGTACCTTCCCGGTCACCGCCTGGCTGCGCGCGACCCGCCGGGCGCTGGCCGCCGCCCCGCCGGCCGCCTACGGCTACGGCGATCCGCGCGGACGGATCGAGCTGCGCACCGCGCTCGCCGGCTACCTGGGCCGCGCCCGGGGTGTGCTGGCCGACCCCGACCGGATCGTGGTCACCACCGGGTACGTGCAGGCGCTCGTGCTGCTGGTCAGCGTGCTGCGGGACGAGGGCCGGCCGGTGCTGGCGATGGAGGACCCGGGGCTGGCGTTCCACCGGGAGGTGGTCCGCCGCCAGGGCGGCACGGTGCTGCCGCTGCCGGTGGACGCCCACGGCGCCCGGACCGACCTGCTCGGCACGGGCGCGCTCGCCGACGTGGCCGCCGCGGTGCTGACGCCGGCGCACCAGTACCCGACGGGGGTGACCCTGGCCCCCGAGCGCCGCCGCGCGCTGATCCGCTGGGCCCGGGACCGGGACGCGCTGGTGGTCGAGGACGACTACGACGGCGAGTTCCGCTACGACCGGCAGCCCGTCGGCGCCGTCCAGGGCACCGCGCCGGAGCAGGTCGCCTACGTCGGCACCGCCGCCAAGACCCTCGGTCCCGCGCTGCGCCTGGCCTGGCTGGTGCTGCCCGCCCGGCTGGTCGAGCCGGTGGTGGCGGCGAAGCGTCACCTGGACCTGCACTCGGAGACGATCGGGCAGCTCGCGCTCGCCGACCTGATCGTCACCCACGGCTACGACCGCCAGGTCCGCGCGGTCCGCCGGCACTACCGCCGCCGGCGCGACCTGCTGCTGGGCCGGCTGGACGCGGCCGGCGGGCGATATGCCATGGACGGCGTCGCGGCCGGCGGACGGCATGTCGTGGGCAGTGTCGCGGCCGGCGGACGGTATGTCGTGGGCGGCGTCGCGGCCGGCCTGCACGCCCTGGTCGAGCTGCCGCCCGGCGGGCCGACCGAGGCGGAGGTGCTGGCCGAGGCCGCCCGTCAGGGGCTGGCCCTGGGCTCCCTCGACCGGCTCCGGCACGCCCCCGGCGGGGAACCGCAGGGCCTGGTCGTCGGCTACGCCACCCCGCCCTCGCACGCGTACCCGGCCGCCCTCGACGCGCTGACGCGCGTCCTCCGCACGACAACCCCCTGA
- a CDS encoding winged helix-turn-helix transcriptional regulator → MSQGNNDVSVEPTQACVAGDAPFTPGQAKACTVREVLDRVGGKWSIGILVAASQGPVRFTELERHVEGISRRMLTLTLRNLERDGLLSRTVYPTVPPKVEYTATPIALELYDSLVALTSWAERHRNAIAEARTAYDRAHGGTA, encoded by the coding sequence ATGTCCCAGGGGAACAACGATGTGTCCGTGGAGCCGACGCAGGCGTGCGTGGCCGGCGACGCGCCCTTCACCCCCGGCCAGGCCAAGGCGTGCACGGTCCGCGAGGTGCTCGACCGGGTGGGCGGCAAGTGGAGCATCGGCATCCTGGTCGCCGCCTCCCAGGGGCCGGTCCGCTTCACCGAGCTGGAGCGGCACGTCGAGGGCATCAGCCGCCGGATGCTCACCCTGACCCTGCGCAACCTGGAGCGGGACGGCCTGCTGAGCCGGACCGTCTACCCGACCGTGCCGCCGAAGGTCGAGTACACCGCCACCCCGATCGCGCTGGAGCTCTACGACTCGCTGGTCGCCCTGACCAGCTGGGCCGAGAGGCACCGCAACGCGATCGCCGAGGCGCGGACCGCGTACGACCGGGCGCACGGCGGCACCGCCTAG
- a CDS encoding MFS transporter encodes MPFRTVESRWPALLVLCAGSLMIILDGSIVAVALPAIQRDLGFTATGLAWVVNAYLVAFGGLLLLAGRLGDLLGRRAVFLAGVALFTLASLLCAVAAGPGTLIVARFLQGVGGALTMAVSLGMIVRLFPEPAERARAIAVFSFTGAAGSSIGMLAGGLLTDLAGWPAIFAVNLPIGLVILLAAVRLLAADRGVGLRAGLDLLGGTLVTGGLMLAVLAIVGTEEHGWASARTLGVAGLAAALLAAFALRQRSASIPLLPPRLLRTPDLVAANVVQFLMVAAFFGFQFLLALELQLVLDLDPTATGLAFLPTPVTIAVISLGLAGRLIARHGARSVLVTGLALAVVAFLLLARLPVDGGYLPDVLPSMLLFGLAGGLTLPAVTTLAMAGADPADAGLASGLVNTTQQVGGALGLAVLATLAAGRADGLRDAGWREADALAAGYRTAFTVAAGLVAAALVVALVALRRRPAPVPPTAEPPADQATVPPTVAPTPERPTAERPTDAPTAEPPAGPPGHAPAAGHLAEAR; translated from the coding sequence ATGCCCTTCCGTACCGTCGAGTCCCGCTGGCCGGCGCTGCTCGTACTCTGCGCCGGCAGCCTGATGATCATCCTGGACGGCAGCATCGTCGCGGTGGCGCTGCCCGCCATCCAGCGGGACCTCGGTTTCACCGCGACCGGCCTGGCCTGGGTGGTCAACGCCTACCTGGTCGCCTTCGGTGGGCTGCTGCTGCTCGCCGGACGCCTCGGCGACCTGCTCGGCCGCCGGGCGGTCTTCCTGGCCGGCGTCGCGCTGTTCACCCTGGCCTCACTGCTCTGCGCGGTCGCGGCGGGTCCCGGGACACTGATCGTGGCCCGCTTCCTCCAGGGCGTCGGCGGGGCGCTCACCATGGCAGTCAGCCTCGGCATGATCGTCCGGCTCTTTCCGGAGCCGGCCGAGCGGGCCCGCGCGATCGCCGTCTTCAGCTTCACCGGCGCGGCCGGGTCGTCGATCGGCATGCTGGCCGGGGGCCTGCTCACCGACCTCGCCGGCTGGCCCGCCATCTTCGCGGTCAACCTGCCGATCGGGCTGGTGATCCTGCTCGCCGCCGTACGCCTGCTCGCCGCCGACCGCGGGGTCGGGCTGCGCGCCGGCCTCGACCTGCTCGGCGGGACGCTGGTCACCGGGGGCCTGATGCTGGCCGTGCTGGCGATCGTCGGCACCGAGGAACACGGCTGGGCGTCGGCGCGGACGCTCGGCGTGGCCGGCCTCGCGGCGGCCCTGCTCGCGGCGTTCGCGCTGCGGCAGCGGTCGGCCTCGATCCCGCTGCTGCCGCCGCGGTTGCTGCGTACCCCCGACCTGGTCGCCGCCAACGTCGTGCAGTTCCTCATGGTCGCCGCGTTCTTCGGCTTCCAGTTCCTGCTCGCCCTCGAACTCCAGCTGGTGCTGGATCTCGACCCGACGGCCACCGGGCTGGCCTTCCTGCCCACGCCCGTGACGATCGCGGTGATCTCGCTCGGGCTCGCCGGGCGGCTGATCGCCCGCCACGGCGCGCGGTCGGTGCTGGTGACCGGGCTCGCGCTGGCCGTGGTCGCGTTCCTGCTGCTCGCCCGGCTCCCGGTCGACGGCGGCTACCTGCCCGACGTGCTCCCGTCGATGCTCCTCTTCGGCCTCGCGGGCGGGCTCACCCTGCCGGCGGTCACCACCCTGGCCATGGCCGGCGCCGACCCGGCCGACGCCGGGCTGGCCTCCGGGCTGGTCAACACCACCCAGCAGGTCGGCGGCGCGCTCGGGCTGGCCGTGCTCGCCACCCTGGCCGCCGGCCGCGCCGACGGTCTGCGGGACGCCGGCTGGCGGGAGGCCGACGCGCTCGCCGCCGGCTACCGGACCGCGTTCACCGTGGCCGCCGGCCTCGTCGCGGCGGCGCTGGTGGTCGCCCTGGTCGCCCTGCGCCGCCGACCGGCGCCGGTCCCCCCGACCGCCGAGCCGCCCGCCGACCAGGCCACGGTCCCCCCGACCGTGGCGCCGACCCCGGAGCGCCCCACCGCCGAGCGGCCCACGGACGCACCGACCGCCGAGCCGCCCGCCGGCCCTCCCGGGCACGCGCCGGCCGCCGGGCACCTGGCGGAAGCGCGCTGA